A genomic segment from Psychrobacter arcticus 273-4 encodes:
- a CDS encoding AMP-binding protein → MTQFSDFDSILNNIPSINMGARSANAPLTHSYDKGPDVPLIEATIGDFFDAIASKYPEREALVVCHQNIRWTYRELQQQVNQLASSMIEMGFEIGDRIGIWSHNNAEWLLMQLATAKVGVILVNINPAYRVFELQYALNKLGCSALLLMRHFKSSDYAQLIREMCPEIYHKNYTQLDLVEIPTIERIIWIDEPDSDEEFGFMQKFSAWMAEGDANDPRIAERQAQLKNTDAINVQFTSGTTGTPKGATLSHRNILNNGYFIGEAMNFTEEDRLCIPVPLYHCFGMVLGNLAILTHGGCIVYPNDGFEPLSVLQAVEAEKCTGLHGVPTMFIAELDHPEFKNFDLSTLRTGIMAGSSCPIEVMRRVIDEMHMKEVTIAYGMTETSPVSCQTNEHTPLDKQVSTVGLVQPALEVKVVDAETGEIVPLGETGELLTRGYSVMKGYWGSRFKTREAIQDGWMHTGDLATMDEDGYVKIVGRSKDMVIRGGENIYPVEIENYLYRHPKIRDVQIVGIPDKRYGEVLAAWIIPKEAGSLTEEEVRQFCSEHIAHYKVPTYYRFVTEYPMTITGKIQKYKIIEQMKEELGL, encoded by the coding sequence ATGACTCAATTTTCTGACTTTGATAGCATTTTAAATAATATACCCAGTATCAATATGGGCGCACGCTCGGCAAATGCCCCACTGACTCATAGCTATGATAAAGGTCCTGATGTACCGCTGATTGAAGCGACCATCGGCGATTTCTTTGATGCCATCGCCTCCAAATATCCTGAACGTGAAGCTCTGGTCGTCTGTCATCAAAACATCCGCTGGACTTATCGTGAACTGCAACAGCAAGTCAATCAACTCGCGAGCAGCATGATTGAGATGGGGTTTGAGATTGGTGATCGCATCGGCATCTGGTCGCACAACAACGCTGAATGGCTTTTGATGCAATTAGCAACCGCAAAGGTCGGTGTCATCTTAGTAAATATCAACCCCGCTTACCGTGTCTTTGAGCTTCAATATGCCCTAAATAAACTTGGTTGCTCGGCACTGCTATTGATGCGCCATTTTAAAAGCAGTGACTATGCGCAGTTGATTCGTGAGATGTGTCCTGAGATTTACCACAAAAACTACACTCAGCTGGATTTGGTTGAAATACCAACGATTGAGCGCATCATTTGGATTGATGAGCCAGACAGTGATGAAGAGTTTGGGTTTATGCAGAAGTTTTCTGCATGGATGGCGGAAGGTGATGCCAATGATCCACGTATCGCCGAGCGTCAAGCCCAGCTTAAAAACACTGACGCCATTAACGTACAGTTTACCAGTGGTACGACGGGCACACCCAAAGGCGCGACTTTAAGCCATCGAAATATCTTAAATAACGGCTACTTCATCGGTGAGGCTATGAATTTCACTGAAGAGGACAGACTATGTATTCCAGTGCCTTTGTATCATTGCTTTGGTATGGTGCTTGGTAATTTAGCCATTCTTACTCATGGCGGTTGTATCGTTTATCCAAATGATGGTTTTGAGCCGTTATCGGTTTTGCAAGCAGTCGAAGCCGAAAAATGTACGGGTCTACATGGCGTGCCAACGATGTTTATCGCCGAGCTTGACCATCCTGAATTTAAAAACTTTGATTTATCGACCTTGCGTACCGGCATTATGGCAGGCTCTAGCTGTCCGATTGAGGTGATGCGTCGCGTCATCGATGAGATGCACATGAAAGAAGTCACCATTGCGTATGGCATGACAGAAACCAGTCCAGTATCTTGTCAGACCAATGAGCATACGCCACTTGATAAACAAGTCTCGACCGTGGGACTTGTGCAGCCAGCGCTTGAAGTAAAAGTCGTTGATGCCGAAACAGGTGAGATTGTGCCCTTAGGCGAAACGGGCGAGCTGCTGACTCGTGGTTATTCGGTGATGAAAGGTTATTGGGGCAGTCGTTTTAAAACCCGTGAAGCCATTCAAGATGGCTGGATGCACACTGGTGATTTGGCGACTATGGATGAAGATGGCTATGTCAAAATCGTCGGTCGCAGTAAAGATATGGTCATCCGCGGCGGTGAGAATATCTATCCAGTTGAAATCGAAAACTATTTATACCGTCATCCTAAAATCCGTGATGTACAAATCGTTGGTATACCGGATAAGCGTTATGGCGAGGTATTGGCGGCTTGGATTATTCCTAAAGAAGCTGGCAGCTTAACTGAAGAAGAAGTGCGTCAGTTCTGTAGTGAGCACATTGCCCATTATAAAGTACCGACCTATTATCGCTTTGTGACTGAATATCCAATGACCATCACTGGCAAAATTCAGAAATATAAAATTATTGAGCAGATGAAAGAAGAGCTTGGTTTATAA
- a CDS encoding carboxyl transferase domain-containing protein, protein MSAIITSKLSPNAAEFQQNSAAMQEVVDDLYQHLRKVVQGGSERARAKHLARGKLLPRERVERLLDVGTPFLEVAPMAAHDMYGEDIPAAGVIAGIGRINGTECMIVCNDATVKGGTYYPITVKKHLRAQEIAQENHLPCIYLVDSGGANLPNQDEVFPDKEHFGRIFFNQANLSAAGIPQIAVVMGSCTAGGAYVPAMSDESIIVKDQGTIFLGGPPLVKAATGEEVTAEDLGGGDVHTRLSGVVDHLAQNDTHALSIARNIVSHLNRPAKQIPNQIKPRPPRYDAKELYGVIPTDKRKPFDIREIITRIVDDSAFDEFKVRFGTTLVCGFAHIEGMPVGIIANNGILFSESAQKGTHFIELCCKRKIPLIFLQNITGFMVGRKYENEGIARHGAKMVMAVANAKVPKFTVIVGGSFGAGNYGMCGRAYSPRFLWMWPNARISVMGGEQAASVLATVKRDNFDRKGEAWSDEDEAAFKAPIREMYEKQGHPYYATARLWDDGVIDPADTRNVLALALSAAHNAPIEETTFGVFRM, encoded by the coding sequence ATGAGCGCTATCATAACCAGTAAACTGAGTCCAAATGCCGCTGAATTTCAGCAAAACAGTGCTGCCATGCAAGAGGTGGTTGATGACTTATATCAGCACCTGCGTAAAGTCGTCCAAGGCGGCTCAGAGCGTGCGCGAGCCAAGCATCTGGCACGTGGCAAGCTCTTGCCTCGCGAGCGTGTAGAGCGTTTGCTTGATGTCGGTACACCATTTTTAGAGGTGGCTCCGATGGCGGCGCACGATATGTATGGCGAAGATATTCCAGCGGCGGGTGTGATTGCTGGTATCGGTCGTATCAATGGTACTGAGTGTATGATTGTCTGTAATGATGCCACGGTAAAAGGCGGCACGTATTACCCAATAACGGTCAAAAAACATTTGCGTGCGCAGGAAATTGCGCAAGAAAACCATTTACCCTGTATTTACTTGGTCGATTCGGGCGGTGCAAACTTGCCCAATCAGGATGAAGTATTCCCAGATAAAGAGCATTTCGGGCGTATCTTCTTTAACCAAGCCAATCTCAGTGCGGCCGGTATTCCACAGATTGCGGTGGTTATGGGCAGCTGTACCGCAGGCGGTGCATACGTGCCAGCGATGAGTGATGAATCTATTATTGTTAAAGACCAAGGGACTATCTTTTTGGGTGGTCCGCCACTGGTCAAAGCCGCAACAGGTGAAGAAGTCACGGCAGAAGATTTGGGCGGCGGTGATGTGCATACGCGTCTGTCAGGGGTGGTTGATCATTTGGCGCAAAATGATACTCATGCGTTATCGATTGCCCGTAATATCGTCAGTCATTTGAACCGTCCTGCTAAGCAAATTCCAAATCAAATAAAACCACGTCCACCGCGCTATGATGCTAAAGAGCTATATGGCGTCATTCCTACCGATAAGCGCAAGCCATTTGATATCAGAGAGATTATCACTCGTATCGTTGATGACAGTGCCTTTGATGAATTTAAAGTGCGCTTTGGCACGACGCTAGTGTGTGGTTTCGCTCATATCGAAGGCATGCCAGTCGGTATTATCGCCAATAACGGCATCTTATTTAGTGAGTCTGCACAAAAAGGCACGCACTTTATTGAGCTGTGCTGTAAGCGTAAAATTCCTTTGATATTCCTCCAAAACATCACCGGCTTTATGGTTGGTCGTAAGTATGAAAATGAAGGTATTGCCCGTCATGGCGCTAAGATGGTGATGGCAGTAGCCAACGCCAAAGTACCTAAGTTTACTGTCATCGTCGGTGGCTCATTCGGTGCTGGTAACTATGGCATGTGTGGACGTGCTTATAGCCCGCGCTTCTTATGGATGTGGCCAAATGCGCGCATTTCTGTGATGGGCGGCGAGCAAGCAGCCTCGGTATTGGCAACCGTCAAGCGCGATAACTTTGACCGTAAAGGCGAAGCGTGGAGTGATGAAGACGAAGCGGCATTTAAAGCGCCGATTCGTGAGATGTACGAAAAGCAAGGTCATCCTTATTATGCCACCGCTCGTCTATGGGATGACGGCGTGATTGACCCTGCTGATACCCGTAACGTGTTGGCATTAGCGCTTAGCGCAGCTCACAATGCGCCGATTGAAGAGACAACTTTTGGTGTCTTTAGAATGTAA
- a CDS encoding enoyl-CoA hydratase/isomerase family protein, whose amino-acid sequence MQQNLNNYKSLLVTVEQHIATVTLNRPEIRNAFNDEMIAELTDAFKSLGADDAVRVIVLAAAGKAFCAGADLNWMRAMADYSYEENLADADKLAQMLKTIYECPKPTIAAIQGDVYAGGMGLVAVCDVAIAVRIANFCLSEVRLGLAPATISPYVIRALGARASQRYFLSAEVFDAKKARQLGFIHERVSEEWLDEAVAAFCAKVVKNSPEAVKTCKRLLHEVAGAAITDELIADTVKGIADIRSSEQGKEGVQAFLQKRQPNWLVAE is encoded by the coding sequence ATGCAACAAAATCTGAATAATTATAAAAGCTTATTGGTCACCGTTGAGCAGCATATCGCGACGGTAACCTTAAATCGCCCTGAGATACGTAATGCCTTTAATGATGAGATGATTGCTGAGCTGACCGACGCATTTAAGTCACTTGGTGCTGATGATGCAGTGCGTGTCATCGTCCTAGCTGCTGCTGGTAAAGCATTTTGTGCGGGAGCGGACCTTAATTGGATGCGTGCTATGGCGGATTATAGCTATGAGGAAAATCTGGCAGACGCGGATAAATTGGCGCAAATGCTCAAGACTATTTATGAGTGTCCAAAGCCAACGATAGCGGCTATTCAAGGGGATGTTTATGCAGGCGGCATGGGTTTGGTTGCCGTTTGTGATGTGGCCATCGCTGTGAGAATTGCCAATTTTTGTCTTAGTGAAGTACGTTTGGGCTTAGCGCCTGCGACCATTAGCCCTTATGTGATTAGAGCACTAGGTGCTAGAGCGTCGCAGCGTTATTTTTTAAGTGCTGAAGTATTCGATGCTAAAAAAGCCCGTCAACTTGGTTTTATCCATGAGCGCGTCAGCGAAGAGTGGCTGGATGAAGCAGTTGCGGCATTTTGTGCCAAAGTGGTCAAAAATAGCCCTGAAGCGGTCAAAACCTGCAAGCGCTTATTGCATGAAGTCGCAGGCGCAGCCATTACCGATGAGCTGATTGCTGATACCGTCAAAGGCATCGCTGATATCCGCTCATCAGAGCAAGGCAAAGAAGGTGTACAAGCATTCTTGCAAAAACGTCAGCCCAATTGGCTAGTAGCAGAGTAG
- a CDS encoding acetyl/propionyl/methylcrotonyl-CoA carboxylase subunit alpha produces the protein MFSKILIANRGEIACRVAATAKRLGVSTVAVYSDADREAKHVAVCDEAVYLGGSAPKDSYLKGDAIIAIAKETGAQAIHPGYGFLSENADFAQACQDAGLVFIGPSADAIRAMGGKSESKRLMEAAGVPLIPGYHGENQDAQFLQQQADSIGYPVLIKASAGGGGKGMRIVEQPSDFIDLLESCRREAITSFGNDQVLVEKYALKPRHIEIQVFGDTHGNYVHLFERDCSVQRRHQKVLEEAPAPGVDTAMREAMGTAAIEAARAVNYFGAGTVEFIVEQREGSMNFYFMEMNTRLQVEHPVSEAISGVDLVEWQLLVAAGLPLPKKQEELAINGHAIEARICAENPDNGFLPATGTLFIYQKPEHSTFIINKNSADVRIDDGVREGDVISPFYDSMIAKLIVHAPTREQALAKLDRALAQTRIVGLPNNVAFLRYILNTESFSQANLDTALIEREREQLFHQHPLELSTLVVTAITQQLASEAALYGSDADPFSKPTGFRAFSDYTRSFSLVCAEQPYRARISNWHNAGCSDNKKGAEKLSSFTLVIEQEVANTDTQDNINVAAQTSTVYEGQVSYSSIDAHNHILWLEGARINAQSWTNHETVYVFTDNGRDEITLVDIMAHVGEENAAVGSLKSPMPGQVVAFKVAVGDTVKKGEPLAVIEAMKIEHTITAPTDGVVAELLFAAGDLVADGDELLRIDNEDSK, from the coding sequence ATGTTTTCTAAAATTTTGATCGCCAACCGTGGTGAAATTGCCTGCCGAGTGGCCGCGACTGCCAAGCGTTTGGGTGTGAGTACCGTCGCGGTTTATTCTGATGCTGACCGTGAAGCCAAGCACGTGGCTGTCTGCGATGAAGCAGTTTATTTGGGTGGTTCGGCTCCTAAAGACAGCTATCTAAAAGGCGATGCTATCATTGCGATTGCCAAAGAGACTGGCGCACAAGCGATTCACCCAGGTTATGGATTTTTAAGTGAAAATGCAGATTTTGCCCAAGCTTGCCAAGATGCAGGATTGGTCTTTATCGGTCCATCGGCTGATGCTATCCGCGCCATGGGCGGTAAATCCGAGTCAAAGCGCTTAATGGAAGCAGCTGGCGTGCCATTGATACCCGGCTATCACGGTGAAAATCAAGATGCCCAGTTTTTACAACAGCAAGCAGACAGCATTGGTTATCCTGTATTGATTAAAGCCAGTGCTGGTGGTGGCGGTAAAGGCATGCGTATCGTTGAGCAGCCCAGTGACTTTATTGATTTATTAGAATCATGCCGCCGTGAAGCGATTACCAGCTTTGGTAACGATCAAGTATTGGTCGAAAAATACGCCCTAAAACCACGCCATATCGAAATTCAAGTATTCGGTGATACGCATGGCAATTACGTCCATCTGTTTGAGCGAGATTGTTCAGTACAGCGTCGCCATCAAAAGGTATTAGAAGAAGCGCCAGCGCCAGGTGTTGATACTGCGATGCGTGAGGCGATGGGAACCGCTGCAATCGAAGCGGCGCGTGCGGTCAATTATTTTGGTGCAGGTACGGTTGAATTTATCGTTGAGCAGCGCGAAGGCTCGATGAACTTTTATTTTATGGAGATGAATACCCGTCTGCAAGTTGAGCATCCGGTCAGTGAAGCCATCTCTGGCGTAGACTTGGTGGAATGGCAGCTGCTAGTAGCGGCAGGTTTGCCATTGCCGAAAAAACAGGAAGAGCTCGCGATAAACGGACATGCGATTGAAGCACGTATTTGTGCTGAAAATCCTGACAATGGGTTTTTACCAGCGACGGGTACTTTATTTATTTACCAAAAGCCTGAGCATAGCACCTTTATCATTAACAAGAACAGCGCAGATGTACGTATTGACGATGGCGTACGCGAAGGCGATGTCATCAGTCCGTTCTATGATTCTATGATTGCAAAACTCATTGTGCATGCACCAACGCGAGAGCAGGCGTTAGCCAAGCTTGATCGTGCACTCGCTCAAACGCGCATTGTAGGTCTGCCTAATAATGTGGCATTTTTGCGCTATATTCTTAATACCGAGTCGTTTAGCCAAGCCAATCTTGATACAGCGCTGATTGAGCGTGAGCGTGAGCAGCTGTTTCATCAGCATCCGCTTGAGTTATCAACGCTCGTGGTTACTGCTATTACGCAGCAACTTGCTAGTGAGGCGGCACTATATGGGTCAGATGCTGATCCCTTTAGCAAGCCTACGGGTTTCCGTGCCTTTAGCGATTATACACGTTCGTTTAGCTTGGTTTGTGCAGAGCAGCCTTATCGTGCCCGTATCAGTAACTGGCACAATGCAGGTTGTTCAGATAACAAAAAGGGTGCTGAAAAGCTCAGTAGCTTTACGCTTGTCATTGAACAAGAAGTCGCCAATACGGACACTCAAGATAATATTAATGTTGCGGCGCAAACGTCGACAGTCTATGAGGGTCAAGTCAGCTATAGCAGCATTGACGCACACAACCATATATTGTGGTTGGAAGGTGCCCGTATCAACGCCCAAAGCTGGACAAACCATGAGACCGTCTATGTGTTTACTGATAACGGACGAGATGAGATTACGCTTGTTGATATCATGGCGCACGTCGGCGAAGAGAATGCAGCGGTCGGTAGCTTAAAGTCGCCAATGCCAGGTCAAGTCGTTGCCTTTAAAGTAGCAGTCGGTGATACCGTGAAAAAAGGCGAGCCATTAGCTGTCATCGAAGCGATGAAAATCGAACATACCATTACTGCACCGACAGATGGCGTGGTTGCAGAATTATTATTTGCTGCGGGTGATTTGGTTGCCGATGGTGATGAGCTATTGCGTATTGACAATGAAGACAGTAAGTAA
- a CDS encoding hydroxymethylglutaryl-CoA lyase: protein MSISYPKHVTIVDVSPRDGLQNESMTVPTAVKQRLIDDLIAAGVKKLEAASFVSPKWVPQMGDNSALLEALAATRQSDVSYSVLVPNMRGFENAIVHRPDEIVIFGSASETFSQKNINCSIDESIERFAPVAAAAKAQGIKVRGVISCTVGCPYEGEIDPSQVAYVTKRLVEIGSEQIGIADTIGVGTPLKVQRALQAALEYADITMMSGHFHDTYGQALSNTLAALQMGVSEFDTSVAGLGGCPYAKGATGNVATEDVVYMLHGMGISTGINLDKLVVAGERISEFLGRPNGSNVARALINKRQS, encoded by the coding sequence ATGAGTATCTCGTACCCAAAACACGTCACCATCGTTGATGTCAGTCCACGTGATGGCTTGCAAAATGAATCCATGACGGTACCAACTGCGGTTAAGCAAAGGCTTATCGATGATTTGATTGCCGCAGGAGTGAAAAAGCTTGAGGCTGCTAGCTTTGTATCGCCAAAATGGGTGCCGCAAATGGGTGACAATAGCGCGCTGCTCGAAGCACTTGCGGCCACACGCCAAAGTGATGTGAGCTATTCGGTGTTGGTGCCGAACATGCGTGGTTTTGAAAATGCTATCGTGCATCGTCCTGATGAAATCGTTATTTTTGGCTCGGCTAGTGAAACTTTTAGCCAAAAAAATATCAATTGCAGTATTGATGAAAGCATCGAGCGCTTTGCACCCGTTGCTGCTGCTGCAAAAGCGCAAGGCATCAAGGTGCGTGGCGTTATCTCTTGCACAGTTGGTTGCCCTTATGAAGGTGAAATTGACCCAAGCCAAGTAGCCTATGTTACCAAGCGTTTGGTTGAGATTGGCTCAGAGCAGATTGGCATTGCTGATACCATTGGTGTTGGTACACCGCTTAAGGTCCAGCGGGCGTTACAAGCCGCACTAGAGTATGCTGATATAACCATGATGTCGGGACATTTTCATGATACTTATGGTCAAGCATTAAGTAATACCTTAGCGGCATTACAAATGGGCGTCAGTGAATTTGATACCTCAGTAGCGGGACTTGGCGGTTGTCCGTATGCCAAAGGCGCAACGGGCAATGTCGCAACTGAAGATGTGGTTTATATGCTGCATGGTATGGGTATCAGCACTGGCATTAATTTGGATAAATTGGTCGTAGCGGGTGAGCGTATCAGTGAGTTTTTGGGTCGCCCTAACGGCTCAAACGTGGCGCGTGCCTTGATTAATAAACGTCAGTCTTAA